ACCCAATTCTGTTGGAATCCTACCACTCAACTGATTGTTGTGAAGAGCCAATAGCGTAAGGTTAGATAGATTGCCCAATTCTGTTGGAATCGCACCGCTCAACTGATTGTCGCCGAGGTCCAGGTAAGTGAGATTGGACAAGTTGCCCAATGCTGTTGGAATCTCGCCACTCAACTGATTGCCCCAAAGATACAAGTGCGTGAGATTGGGAAGGGTGAACAATTCGGATGGGATTGACGACAGTTGATTCTTTACCAGACTGAGTTTTGTCAGACCAGTCAGACCAGAAAAATCGTCAGCCTTCAGTTCTGTGAGGTTTGCACCATCCAAAATGAGAGAACTTATCGCTGATAGATGCTCCGCTGTCACATCGCCGCAAGTGCTTACAGGCACTTGTGCCATAATCGCGTCGCGTACTGCATTCGTGCGATCACATACCGACACCCCTAACTCTACGCCACAATTCGAGCCATTGGTTTCTTCAATGCCCTGAAGCCACGTCTGAAAGGCAGGATCAAGCGGCGCGCATAGCCCTGTGTTATAAAAATAAAATTGCTTCAGATTTGTCAGCCCACTCAGACTTTGAGGAAGCTCACCCATCAAGGATGTGTTATCCTCGAGCCTCAGAATCTCAAGATAGGAGAGTTTACCCAGTTCTTTCGGAATCTCTCCAACCAACTGATTGTCGCCGAGGTCCAGTTCAGTGAGATTGGACAGAGTGCCCAATGCCTCTGGAATCTCGCCATCCAACTGATTATTGTAAAGGTACAGGTGCGTAAGGTTCGATAGAGTGCCCAATGCTTCTGGAATCTCTCCAACCAACTGATTGTCGCCGAGGTCCAGTTCAGTGAGATTGGACAGAGTGCCCAATGCTTCTGGAATCTCGCCATCCAACTGATTGAAGCTAAGCCACAGTTGCGTAAGGTTCGATAGATTACCCAATGCTTCTGGAATCTCGCCATCCAACTGATTGTCCCAAAGAGCCAGTAGCGTAAGATTGGACAGATTACTCAATTCTTTTGGGATTTCACCTTCCAACTGATTGTCGCTAAGAGCCAGTATCTCAAGGTTAGACAGATTGCCCAATGCTGTTGGAATCTCGCCATCCAACCGATTGTTGTGAAGAGCCAGTAGCGTAAGGTTCGATAGATTACCCAATTCTTTGGGAATCGCACCCTCCAACTGATTGTCGTTAAGCCACAGTTGCGTAAGGTTCGATAGATTACCCAATGCTGTTGGAATCTCGCCATCCAACCGATTTCTTTCAATATCCAGGTACGTTAGATTGAACAGGTTGCCCAATGCTGTTGGAATCTCGCCATCCAACCGATTGTTGTAAAGAGCCAGTAGCGTAAGGTTCGATAGATTACCCAATTCTTTGGGAATCGCACCCTCCAACTGATTGTCGTTAAGCCACAGTTGCGTAAGGTTCGATAGATTACTCAATTCTGATGGAATCTCGCCAACCAACCGATTACGACTAAGAGACAGTTCCGTAAGATTAGAAAGATTGCCCAATTCTTTGGGAATCTCGCCATCCAACCGATTGCCACGGAGGTCCAGGTAAGTAAGATCAGAAAGGGCGAACAACTCTGAAGGAATGGATGTCGTCAATCGATTAAATGACACATTAATCGAGGTAAGCGCGGTCAGGTCATCAAAAAAACCATCGGGCAGGCTACTGAGTCGGTTCTCTTGCAGGTTGAGCTTTATCAGACAAGTCAGACCAGATAAATCCCCGGCCTTCAACTCTGTGAGACCTGCACCTGATAGACTCAGAGAATCTATTGCTGATAGATGTGCCGCTGTCACATCGCCACAAGTGCTTACAGGCACCAATGCCATAATCGAGTCGCGCACGGCAACTGTGCGGTCGCATACCGATACGCCTGGTGGAGGGACTTCTGTGCCAAACGAATCGACAAATACCAAAAAGTCGGAAAATTCAATCACACCATTGCCATCCAGATCATACCTGACTTGATATGTCTCATCGCCACGACTTGATCCGAACTTCTCTACAAACGCCAAAAAGTCGGAAAAACCTACGATACCATCTCCATCAAAGTCCGCAGAACGTGTCGTATTCGCAGAGGCGTAACCCACACATACCAGCACCGCAAGCGCGACAACATTCACAAACACCCATCTCTTTTTCATATTCTCAAACTCCTTCAATAAATGTGACCCAAAATGGCGTCAAGTCCACACCAATCACACCATTTTCATCCGTCCTGGTCAGGAGAGGACAACCCAAAGGGAGTTAGCTGATGGACACCACGTCATCAGCCGAAATTAAAGGTTGCCCTCCCATTTTCTTGAGTCCTGTGTCCAGGTTTCGGTTATGATGGCATTAGGATAACATTTATCAATAAGCAAAAATCGTGCCAATATGAACGTTTTTATAGAGAACTATACTCGTAATACCTTGTTTTATATAAAAAAGAGAGCCAATATGACTGTATAATATCGTCCCAAAATAGTCGGATTGGCTCTTACATAAGACTTTATATGGTCTTAAAAGACGTACTATGGTCTCAATGGTCCCGAGATTATTACACCCTTCATTATTTTGTTTGCAGGTGTGAAATTCAATATTATGTTTCTTTTGCAAGTGTGAGATTCAATGTATGAATCCGTTTTTTACCCATATCACAGGGTTCTTTCTATGATCAAGTCACTTGACCGCACGGGCACCTACCGGACTTATTCTATGGCCGATGGCCTGGCCGGGATGCGCATTGAACACATTGCCGAAGACAGCGAGGGGTGTATCTGGTTCGCCACCTGGGATAATGGCGTCAGTCGCTTCGATGGAAATGAATTCCAGAATTTCACCAAACAGGACGGTCTTATTGATGATCGTACTTATTTTGTTACACAAGACAGTCAGAACCGATTGTGGTTCGGGACAGCAAATGGCGTCTGCTGGTACGACGGAGCCAGATTCCATCATTTGAAGGACGATGGCATTGCAGACCGAGACGTGCGGTGCATCTACGAAGACAATGAGGGCCGTGTATGGTGCTGTGGTACCCGTACTATAGGGTATTGGGATAGCACTGCTTTCCACGACCTGATTCCGCTCTACCTTCAGAACTACGAAGAGCCTCCTTCTTCCAAGTGGCGTCCGTGTTGGGGTATTACTCAGGATCCGCGAGGACACCTGTGGTTTGGCTTCAACTACCTCATCCGCTTCAATGGTACATCCTTTCACCGCTATGATGAGAAAGACGGTTTTCCCCAGGATGGAACCGCCTATGCCTTAGATACGGACCATACCGGCAAGGTGTGGATTGGTCGGTTTGGAAATCGAGATGAACTCTGGTGCTATGCCGATGGCACCTTCCAATCTGTTCAGGTAGATTTGGGAGGGTGGATACGCAAAATACAGTGTGACCGTGAAGGTCGGATGTGGTTTAGCACTTCGGAAGGAGTATTGTATCAGGACGGTGATGGATTCAGCAGGTTTACCCCTGCCGATGGATTGCCCCATCCTGCAGTCAAAGCCGTATTTGAGGATCGCGATCATCAGTTCTGGTTTGCCACCTGGGGCGGCGTCGGTCTTTACGATGCACATAGTATCAGCGTTTTTGACCTCGGTAAGGCTTCTCCCAAAGACCAAAAGCCGATCGAGATCTCGCAGATCATACAAGACCGGCAAGGGAATATATGGATCGGACGTGTGTCACCCATTCTCACCTCCCTGAAAAAAAGCGTCGCCCGCTTTGATGGCGAGCACTTTGCATTTTTAGGCTCCGAGCAAGGCCTTGATATCGACAACTGTTTTTCTATGTACGAGGATCGCGAAGGGTATCTGTGGTTTGGCGGTTTCAATGGCCTGTTCCGCTACGATGGACAAGCGTTCAAAAAGATGAAAATAGCTGCGGTTTCAGGCGACAGGAGTATCAGTGCAATTGCTCAGGACGCGCAAGGTCAATTTCTTTTTGGCTATTGGGAAAAGGACACCTATAAAATCGAATTTATAAAAGAAGAACTTTCGGTCAGTCCATTAAAGCTCATTTACCAGCGGGACGAAGAGTTCCAAACCATTTTTGTGGAGGAGGAAAAGAAAGATGTTTTAGACCGTATTGGCACGGTGATTGCCGGGCGCGGTGGCGAGGTCTATTTTCATTTGGCCAGCCACAATTTCTCAGTTGGCGGCAGGGGACTGGCGCGCTGGCATCCCGAAGATGGGCTTAAATTTTATGGCATTGAAGATGGACTGATCGACGATAGGGTCACAGATCTTATAGAAGACCGCCATGGCAACCTGTGGATCGCTACTCTCGGAGGTCTTTGTCGCTTTGATGGCAGTACCTTCCAGACCTTCACGACTGACGATGGGTTGCCGAGCAACCGCATCCGTTGCGTGTTCGAGGATCGGCAAGGGCATCTCTGGCTCGGCACAGACCGGGGTGTGACGCACTACGATGGTCAGCTTTTCCAGACCATCAACTCACCGCATATAGGACCGGTTTGCCAGATACTCGAAGATCGCGATGGCATTTTTTATTTTGGCACTCTTATGGGTTCTATCATACGCTATCGTCTGCGGCAAACTTCGCCCCGAGTTCGCCTGCTTCAGGTGATTGCCGATAAGATCTATGAGAACTCGGAGGAGGTCATTGTATCTACGGCAGGCCAGCAGGTTATTTTCGAGTACAAGGGCCTGAGTTTTTCCACCCATCCCAGCGACATGCTCTATGTCTATCGCCTGAATGGTCATGATGCCGACTGGCAACCGGCAACTCGAAAAATGCGGGCCTTTTACCGGGACTTGCCACCGGGAGACTACACCTTTCAGGTCCGGGCGATAGACCGCGACCTCAATTACTCAGAGATCGCGCAAACGCGCCTCTCGATCACAGCAGATCCGCGCATCGAAGCATTGACGGACGTTATAAACCGTAGAGGAAGCCAGAACTTTATCGGGCATAGCGCGGCCTTGCGCGAGTTTCAGATCAATCTTGAAAAAATTGCATCTACCAATATGACCGTGCTGATTATGGGCGAGACAGGTGTGGGCAAGGGACTGGCAGCGCGGGCACTACACGCGCTGAGTACCCATAGCGATGGGCCTTTTATAGAGGTTAGTTGCGGTGCATTGCCCGGGACATTGATCGATAGCGAACTGTTTGGTCACGAGAAAGGGGCTTTTACCAGCGCAGTTTTCCACAGACTGGGCAGGGTGGAACTGGCAGAGGGTGGTACGCTCTTTTTG
This portion of the Gemmatimonadota bacterium genome encodes:
- a CDS encoding leucine-rich repeat domain-containing protein translates to MKKRWVFVNVVALAVLVCVGYASANTTRSADFDGDGIVGFSDFLAFVEKFGSSRGDETYQVRYDLDGNGVIEFSDFLVFVDSFGTEVPPPGVSVCDRTVAVRDSIMALVPVSTCGDVTAAHLSAIDSLSLSGAGLTELKAGDLSGLTCLIKLNLQENRLSSLPDGFFDDLTALTSINVSFNRLTTSIPSELFALSDLTYLDLRGNRLDGEIPKELGNLSNLTELSLSRNRLVGEIPSELSNLSNLTQLWLNDNQLEGAIPKELGNLSNLTLLALYNNRLDGEIPTALGNLFNLTYLDIERNRLDGEIPTALGNLSNLTQLWLNDNQLEGAIPKELGNLSNLTLLALHNNRLDGEIPTALGNLSNLEILALSDNQLEGEIPKELSNLSNLTLLALWDNQLDGEIPEALGNLSNLTQLWLSFNQLDGEIPEALGTLSNLTELDLGDNQLVGEIPEALGTLSNLTHLYLYNNQLDGEIPEALGTLSNLTELDLGDNQLVGEIPKELGKLSYLEILRLEDNTSLMGELPQSLSGLTNLKQFYFYNTGLCAPLDPAFQTWLQGIEETNGSNCGVELGVSVCDRTNAVRDAIMAQVPVSTCGDVTAEHLSAISSLILDGANLTELKADDFSGLTGLTKLSLVKNQLSSIPSELFTLPNLTHLYLWGNQLSGEIPTALGNLSNLTYLDLGDNQLSGAIPTELGNLSNLTLLALHNNQLSGRIPTELGKLSNLEFLSLQDNTSLMGALPQSLRGLTKLKEFYFTNTGLCAPLDAAFQTWLQGITDASGSNCSG
- a CDS encoding sigma 54-interacting transcriptional regulator; the encoded protein is MIKSLDRTGTYRTYSMADGLAGMRIEHIAEDSEGCIWFATWDNGVSRFDGNEFQNFTKQDGLIDDRTYFVTQDSQNRLWFGTANGVCWYDGARFHHLKDDGIADRDVRCIYEDNEGRVWCCGTRTIGYWDSTAFHDLIPLYLQNYEEPPSSKWRPCWGITQDPRGHLWFGFNYLIRFNGTSFHRYDEKDGFPQDGTAYALDTDHTGKVWIGRFGNRDELWCYADGTFQSVQVDLGGWIRKIQCDREGRMWFSTSEGVLYQDGDGFSRFTPADGLPHPAVKAVFEDRDHQFWFATWGGVGLYDAHSISVFDLGKASPKDQKPIEISQIIQDRQGNIWIGRVSPILTSLKKSVARFDGEHFAFLGSEQGLDIDNCFSMYEDREGYLWFGGFNGLFRYDGQAFKKMKIAAVSGDRSISAIAQDAQGQFLFGYWEKDTYKIEFIKEELSVSPLKLIYQRDEEFQTIFVEEEKKDVLDRIGTVIAGRGGEVYFHLASHNFSVGGRGLARWHPEDGLKFYGIEDGLIDDRVTDLIEDRHGNLWIATLGGLCRFDGSTFQTFTTDDGLPSNRIRCVFEDRQGHLWLGTDRGVTHYDGQLFQTINSPHIGPVCQILEDRDGIFYFGTLMGSIIRYRLRQTSPRVRLLQVIADKIYENSEEVIVSTAGQQVIFEYKGLSFSTHPSDMLYVYRLNGHDADWQPATRKMRAFYRDLPPGDYTFQVRAIDRDLNYSEIAQTRLSITADPRIEALTDVINRRGSQNFIGHSAALREFQINLEKIASTNMTVLIMGETGVGKGLAARALHALSTHSDGPFIEVSCGALPGTLIDSELFGHEKGAFTSAVFHRLGRVELAEGGTLFLDEIGDMAVETQTKLLRLLEEGRFERVGSSETRMAKTRIVAATNRNLEEMVSRGDFREDLYYRLNAFPMYLPSLRERKEDILELAEYFKTRMATHLGKQIAPLTPEIIAVLQSYDWPGNVRELEHTIQRAVVLCSESQIGKRDLGLHSSRIKDTGRERQTLSAPPDREFVPLNEFERRHILDALEATNYLIKGPRGAAKLLGIPPSTLYGKMKRLGIKLNPRQ